CAAGccgaaaaaaatttaatttccgTCCCAAAAACAACTACGAAGATGCCAAGACAAGAATGTGGGCGAAAACAAATAAGTAACCTCTTATTATCTGCATTTCTTCCCTCCTCCCACCTAATCTCATCCATGTCTCAAAACTGGTAAACAAACTAGATAAAcaccaaaaacacaaaaaagagGGTCTATGTAATTTTCGAAGCCAGAAAATTATCTCACTGGGAGACTCCCAGCCACTTAGTAAAGTTCTCAAACTCGGTGTAATCACTATCAGAGATCATTGTCTGGTACCAAGCTTTCCCTGCAGCCTGGATTGCAGAGGCCTCCTCCtgataaaaccaaaagaaacacACAAACGCGAAAATGTCTCTTAATAATTTGTACAGTTACCATCCACCAGCAAGAACGGTGATGGAAGAAAGGTAGGATTGACATCACCAAATAAACCAAAGCATATAAGAAGGCATGGTAAACAAGCACAAGAGCTTATACTACAGGTTTGAGTTCAATACAAAGGAAAATTACAGATTTCAGGGTACCCTCACATGCAAATAAAGATAGGACAAGATATAACACAAAAAGAtatcacatttaatttaaaataagtccAAAGCTGATCCTACAAAACATAGCAGAAATTAGGAATGCCTATCAACATCAACTGAGACAAGAGAACACATTGGAAAACATCAGGATAGCAATGTAAAAATGTCTAAAGCAATCTCAAACTTGAAGCACTTTTGAAAATGGATGGGCTAAAGTTCATAAAATCACTCTACAATAACTAATTCAGTATAAACTTCACAGTACACTAAGAAGAATGGAAATGGAGACTTTATAGGCACTTATTCAAAGGCCAACATTccatcaaaaaaagaaagaaagtaatcaAGCTAGAGAAGAcgataatttcatttttaaaatggaACTAGTTTGTGCAAATTAAGCTTTCTgcgaaaagaaaaatcagaatttCCAAAGAAGCATTACTCCTCACCacttataaaatgaataattaaataaataaacgtTACGTTACTCCTTGCCAACCCTGCTACAAGTGCAGCCACCAACCCTTGAAAGGAACCTTCAATAAAATACTAGTAACACTTGGGGCTTAGTAGTACTACACACTTTGaaacttcaattcaattcaattctaTTCCTTATGTTTGGAGAAACTATAAGGGAGATATAAATCATTGACATGGAACACATAAATGGTTACCTTTGTTACTCGTTCTTTTACTacctaatttatttaaaaaaaaaaaaaggtaaaatgaacgaaaaaataaagaaattctaATTGTGAGATAGTCAACTCTGCGTCTATATAAAATGTGTTAACAACGACTCCACGCTCCTCAATTCTAGCTCAAAATTTCTATCCAACAATAACAGAATAAGAATGAAACAGGACCAGAACATTGTCGATAACGAAGCTAGATGTAAATGAACCAAACCAAAACGTGGTTACTGAAAAAAGTCAAGCTATCACGCCAGAAAATAAATGCCAGTCATAAATTCATATTCAAGCCAGTCAAACAACGTGAACATAATTGACACAAACAGCTCCAAGCTTCAAGGCAATTAAGATTTAAAGGAGCCACAAAGTCGATTGTGGAAAAGTGAAACATTCAAATTTCCATCACATAACACAGTATTCAGAAGACAGCAATCAACAATTCTAGCTCATTCCACATTACTCGGTACTAAGATAATCGGATAATAACAGAAGCAGTAAGGTGATATACCTTAGTGACTGGCTTTCTTTTCTTGTCAAGCTTCTCCTTCTTGGCCTTGACCCGCTCGGCCTCAGCCAAAAGCGCCATCCTCCTGGCGGTCTTAGCGTAAGGATTGAGCTTCAGCAAGGTGTTGAGATTCTTGAGTGGATTCTTCTTCATTGGTGCCCTCTTCACCTCCTTCTTGATCGGCTTCACCACGGACTGCACCTCATCTGAGTTGATAATCCTAGTCAAATCAGCATTCACCATCTTTGACCTCGGTAGCACGTATCCCTTCTTCTTCTCCGACGGCTTCTCGAACGACCCGTAGATCGAGTCAAGCTTCTCGAAGGCCGACTTGGTCCAGATCACGAACCTGCCGAGGTGACCACCGGGAGCGAGCTTCAGCAGGTTCAGCCTCTCAACGTTCACGATATCGATTCCGGGAATGTTCCGGAAAGATTTTACGAGCTTCGCACCCTCACTTCCGTACACAATAAGTGGGCCCTTGCGATTGATGTATCGGCGGTTACGCATTTTACCCTTACCGGGGCGAATCGCGTGACTATCCTTGGCCTTTTCGGCATCGGCATAGGCGCCGACCTGCTTCAAGACCTCGAGAGCCGCGGAGGTTTTCTCAACACTCTCTGCGGAGTCGCTGATCACAAGGGGCATTTCGGGGACGGATTCGATGCGGTGACCACGGGCGAGGACGAGGGAGGGGATGGCAGAGGCTGCTATGGCCGAAACGACAGCGTAGCGCTTGAGGTTCACGTTGACCTTCCGGTGCCAGCGGCGCCATATCTTGGTGGGGGCAAACATGCGGCCACCACGGCACATGTTTCCGAAGGCACCCTGGCCAGCGCGGTGGGTACCGCCTCCAGGGACACGAGGGATACGGGATACGGCGCGGCCAGTTCCCCAAGACTCGGCGGAGGTCTGGTGTCCAGCGCGCTTGGAGACAGCGTATGGCTGTCGCTTGTTCCTGGAGATGTTGGAGTGGACGAATGTGACGACGTCAGGTCGGACCGGAGCCTTCATGACGTCGGGTAGGTGAACGGTGGTGGCGGATTCGGTGTCCATGTCTCCCTTGAGTGATTGGATGGTGACGAGAGGGCGTGCGGcggcagctgccattggtgcggAGTGTGTGAAAGTGAAGTGCGGGTGTAGCAGTCAAGAAAGGGACGCTAGGGTTTATGCTTCATGGAGACAGAAAATGAAACTAGGGTTTCAAACTTTAATTAGTTGGAACTCATGTTTGGGGATGTGGCTGGGTGTGCACCTGTTCGGGTTTGGTTTTGGTCGACCCCGGACCGGCTCAGTTCTTTCTGCGTTTTGGACAAGCCTACATGAGTTTTGCCGCATGAAAGTTGCTCCTGTTTTAGCACATCGTTTAAAGTCGAGTaactttatatatagttatagattaaaataaaattaatctagTCAATTATATCAATAGATTGTATagagaatatgtaaaaataactatatgtaatattatttattaaaaaaatgttaaatttattattaaaaaattaattttttattataaatcttatatatattcattttaaaaaaaaataattacataatatttagaTAGTAATAAATGtaaccatcatttttatttaaaatgagatccatgataattttaaaacaatcaAAACATCATTAATTTTCTGGCATTGTTTTCTGACATGGAAACTTTCCACGTCAACGATGTGCTCGGTGCATTATAAAGAAGgtttttaaatagattttcgaTATCcccatttcacttttaatatttttacaacttataaatattatttttttgaatttttattttcttttaaaaaaataatattatgaagaATGTTAATTGACGTAAATCGGATGAGAACGTAGTAATATAATTTTCCTACGAGAACGatcattttttaatcatcaaataaatataattgataATTGGGTCTCGCCTTCTAATTAATATTATCAGCATCCAATAAAAAACTGCTATATCAGTAATTTAGTAAAATATTCTATAAGGATCAcccctttaaatttttttttcaaaatttcctaAACCTATTTTCACTCTAGCATTTCACTCTCTAACAAAGCAAAGTAGAAGAAGAGTTTCTATTCTAGGAAGATGCTGAAAACAAAGCTCGTACACTTTGTGTATATTgaattaaaattgataataCTTTACAGAgaatgaaaatatatacaagttATCAAAGAAATATTCTAACTACCTATtaaagatgaaaatacataatgtCTCTTATGTACACCTCAACTAAGGTAAAAAGATAAAGGAATAATAGAAATAcaaaaagtttttataaaagGCATGGCAGGTTCTATTATGCAACACACACAACTCCTTAGCATGAATCCTTTGCTTCTCCCTTGTGATGATGCTCCAATACCCTCCGCAAGATGGAGTGTAAAGGTTTATGACACTCATCTTGGATAAGTGATGAAGGAGGACATGTGAAGGTAGGGCCTTTGTCATAATGTCAACAACTTGAGCAAAGCTAGGAACATACCTAGTGCAGATGCTGTCTTCCTGAATTTTAGCCTTCCTGAATTTTATTACGAATTAAGTGACAATCGAGTtcgatgtgtttggttcttttgTGAAAAACAAAATTGACAGCGATGTGGAGggcagcttgattatcacagtAAAGAAGGGCTGGCTAAGGATGAGTAACCTACAAATCAGTCAAGATGAAACGTAACCATGTTAGCTTAGAATATGTTGCTTCCATTGAATGGTATTCTGCTTCCGCTGAAGAGCGAGAGACGAcgtattgtttcttggatttctAGGAAATGAGAGAAGAGCCGATGAAAATAGAATATCTCGTGACAGATCTTCTGGTGTTGGGGCAAGAGGCCCAGTTCGAATCGCAATATGCATCAAGCTGAAGAGTAGAGGAACTAGGTAGCAATAGACCTTGGCCTGGAGCACCTTTAAGGTATCGAAGTATTTTCTGGGCAGTCAAGAGATGTAATCAGTGGGAGTGGCTATGAATTGACTTAGTGTTTGTACACTGAAGCATATGTCAGGTTGAGAAACTGTGAGATACAAGAGTCGACCTATTAAACGCCTATAAATGCTCAGATCTGGTAGAGGTGTGCCTGAAGAATTGGTTAGTTTGAGATTTTGTTTGACTGGAACCTTGGTAGGGTGATTGCCTAAAGTTCCTAAATCTGCCAAAATATCCAATGTATACTTTCTTTGGCATAAAtgaattcctttggatgacctTGCAATTTCAATGCCAAGAAAGTATCTTAGTGTGCCGAGATCTTTAAGTTGAAACTTGCTATGCAAAAGGTGTTTGAGATCATTCACTGCGTTGAGATCATTGCTTGCCACAagtatgtcatcaacatacacgAGGAGAGCAACAAAAATGCCATTGATCTCTCAGGTCAAAAGGCTGTAATCAGCTTTCGATTGGGAAAAACCAAAGGCAATTAAAACAGATGAAAATTTAGAATACCATTGCCTCGAcgcttgtttgaggccatacaAACTTTTGAGAAGCTTGCAAACTTGGTGAGGTGATCCCTTGGTGTAACCGGGGGGCTTGGTCATATATATAGCTTCATGTAAATCCCCATGTAAGAACGTattatttacatcaaattgatgtaaATGCCATCATTTAATTGAAGCTACTACCAAGAGACATCGTACAACGACTAACTTGGCAACGAGGCAGAATGTTTCTTCATAATCCACTCCCTCAAGTTGAGTGTAACCTTTAGCCACAAGATGGGCTTTCAACACTCCCATCCGAGTGATACTTTATTTTGTACACATATTTGCAGTCAATGGGAATCTTCCCAGGTGGCAAATCTGTGATTTCCCAAGTGTGGTTTGCTTCCAAGGCAGCCAGCTCATGGTCCATGGCTTTGCACCAACCCGGGTCTTTGATGACTTGTTAATAAGTCTTGGGTTCAATGTGAGTGGAAATGCTAATGGAGAAGGCTTTAtatgaatgagaaaaagaatgaTAAGATAAGGTGTtatgtaaaggaaaatgattacCTGAGGACAGTTGCTGCTAGGGGTGTTCAACTgggtttcggaccgggtatccgggtatacccgggcCGGAAATCGGGTTCAAAAAATGGTCTGGATTCCGGTCCAGTTGTACCCGGGTTATGACCCGATCCGAAACCtggattaatctgaatttttacAACCCGGAATCTGGGTTCTGGATCaaacccggtttttttttttttttccagaaatctttttgttattattttttttatgttgaaaaaacatttatcaaaaattcaatatttattgcaattttttcaagaaatattgttgaaatgcaaaattttttcgttatataaaagcttatattttttatatcattgtccatgatgataaaaatatcaactaattataattaacacatacatataagcTAACGCTAtaaaaaccttaaaaaaaaataaaaatccactacatattacattgtttgaattgatttgcttagaatattacaaaacacatacaTTGCTTTAATTAAACTCCAATACACAATAACAAACATGAACTAATTTGGTAAGAACATTCTTCTTCAAAAGTCCAATAATAGTACAGAGAAAGATGtagtctcaaaattttgaaagaaaccTTTAAACCTGCAAAAGAACACACCTATACCTGCATAACTGAAACACAAGTTTTAGAGGGCATTATAGTATTGATAAAGTACCAATAATCTTTGATAAAGTACCAAGGGAAGTGAGCATCAATAGCAACAAATGATGCAGGGGAAAAAGATGCACATTAATCGTATTGGTTCTAGATCAATAATTGACAAATGAGCATATCTCTAATGTTTTAGTGGGCATTATAGTATTGCTGCATCTTATAGTTTTAGAGGgacaaaatcaagaaaaataaacaaacaaaaaacaagtaGGAGAAGGAAAAAGTAGATCACATGAGGGATGATAGTTGATACCATTCTTGTTCAAGAGAGTTAATTGGCTTCTTTTATCAAAGTAGAAATGATGATATGTTTACATGGGCCGTATCTCTCCCAATATCCCAAAGGCAcgtgaataaatataaacttCAGTAAAAAGTCAAGAAATGAACAGCTTATACTCGTCAGCTTTTCTATGATTTGTTTTGCCTCGACATTTATCAAAGTTTAAGTCAAGTACATCCTCAAATCTCGAGAATTCTTTAGCATGCTACATCTTGAAATATCCTacagatcatgatcatcatgacaACACAAAAATCTAATATTTGAAAGGAATATGTTGTTTCTATACCTGAGAATGATAACTGCTTTTCATGTACTATCATGATCTCTGCTGATCACATGATGCAATTTCACTAAATCAGAGAGGGAACTGAATTACATCCCTTTGAAAGGATgggcagtatttttttttttgaggaaaTCGAGGAAAATCTCTAATTGGGTCAAAGAAATATGGTGGAATTATTGAGAAGGTCAAAGAAGATTAACTTCAAGCTAACTCATGATTCAAACATTAAATACAGTGCTTGAACATGCTTATACACTTATGACTTCAAGGAAAATTTGATAGATAAGAGTATACAATGCCATGCACtgaaaatttgatataaatgtaCTGCTAGCTAGCTATTTCGACAAATCTGGTCACCCATCTACACGGTACTCTTATGAACATGCTCATGACATCTTACATATAAAAAAGGGCCAATAAACAGATTTCTTGGAGGACCCTACATTCAAGAGGCATTAAATGGATGAGCCAGGCCAAATCTAATACAAAATCATCACAGATCTAATACAAATTTCAGTGGGATCATTTTTTTAGAACAGATCCAActttgatataaaaaattattgaaacagGATCTTACAATATCGTCAGGAACAACTGCATATCTCACTGACGGTGAGACCCAAGTTTTGCCTATCCAAAGAAACATTTACAACAGAttcaaaaatcaagaaaaatattgttgagTTATGAACCAAAAAGAAGTATTTACAACAGAGAGAACATACTCATAAAACATTATAgataaaacccataaaaatactcctcaaacaaacccaaaatcaacaaagataaaaaaaaaaacaaacaaagagaaTAAGACTTACCCGTGGATGAAAACGACGACATGAGGATAAAAACGTTGCTTTGATTGGTagatgaggctagggtttcggcgtgagacagagagagagaagagagagtgagaCAAGGATGAAGACAGAGCCACAAAACAGAGACAATGGCACGAGGATGAAGACGACATTTGATCGGCAGAGTAAGTAGGTTTTggcgagagagtgagagagatgaAGCGAGGGGGGGGGGAGGCGGAAGCCTGAAACCCTAATGAAAACGAGAGGGTTGGCAACTTAAAACTGGTTTTTATATCAACTCGGGTACCAGATTTTAAAAAGGGTACCCGGGTTAGACAACCTGTATCCAGACTGGACAGATCCGGATTTTGCAATACGGGTTCCGACCCGGATACAATCTGGGCCGAACCCGAAACCGGAATCGGGTTATCTAGGTTCCGGACCGGGCCTAAATCCAGCCCGGTTGAACAGTCGTAGTTGCTGCTTGTCCAAGATTGGAGTGGGAGCAGTAAGAGAAGTCTGATGACAGTGGAAGTCCTACAGATAACGAGGTGCACTTCGAGCTCTTGTTGACCTACAAGGGAAAACAGTGAGGGGGGAAGTGGAATGGAATTTGTTGGAAGAGAAGAAGGGATTTGTGGTGAAGGAATAAGAGGAGGAGAGGAAGAAATGGGAATTCTAGGAAGAGTTGAGTTAGAAGGGTTAATTGTAGATGGGGTTGGGAAAGGGATTGGAGGGGGATGAGTGGCAGGAATAGAATATGGTGTAGTATCGATTGGGAAGGAATGGAAGGGGGAATTGGAAGAATAGGTGCTGTTGGGAAGGCTTGAATGAAAGGGGAAAACAGTTTCATGAAAGTGAACATCTCTAGAGATAAAAATCTATCGAGTGTTTAAATCAAGTAACTTATATCCTTTCACCCCAAAAGGGTATCCTAAGAACACACACTCTCTACCACAAGGATCAAATTTCTTTCTCCCATGGGATAAAGTGGAGGTGTATGCAAGGCAGCCAAAAACTCTCAAATGTTTGTATTGAGGTGGAGAATGAAATAGAATTTCATAGGGTGTTTTGTTACGAATGAGAGGCATAGGTGTCCTATTGATAATGTATACAGCTGTTAAGACAAGGTTAGACCAAAATTTGAGAGGAATGTTTGATTGAAACTTAAGAGCCCGAGCTACATTCATTATGTGTTGATGTCTATGCTCTACtataccattttgttgtggtgtttcTGCACAACTCCTTCGATGAATAATGCCTTTGAGTTGGTAGAAATCTTTCATTTGAAATTCGGATCCATTGTCACTTCTGAtagtctttatttttctttggaattGTGTTTCAATCAAATTGCAAAAAGTGATGATGCAAGATCGAGCatctaatttattttgaagCATGTAAACCCATGTTGTTCTGGAAAGGTCTTCAACAATAGTAAGAAAGAAACGAGATCCATCATGAGCAATGGTGGAGTTTGGGCCCCAAAGGTCAATATgaacaatatcaaataaatctAAAGAAGCATGTTAAGATGGATAAAATGGGAGGCAATGTTGTTTTGCCAAAAGGCAAACTGAACAAGGTTTTTGAGTATGAAAATTCTGGTTGTTTGTTACAATAGGATCAGAAATTAAAAGCAATCTAGAAGGATAAATATGGCCGAGACGATAGTGCCATAAATCAGACATTAAATGTGTAGCAAAAGCAGAAGTGGACTGATTGTTATTAAAGAACTTTGGCAAGGCATTAGCAAGAGCAGAAGGTGCCACTCGTGATCTAAGCAGATGATATAAACCACCTTTTATTTCACCCATCCCAATCGTTGTCCAAGAGACTAAGTCCTAAAAAAAACAAGAGttggagagaaaaatgagaCAACGGGAATTGTGTTGTGCAAGCCTTTTGGCAGAGATtagattaaaatgaaatgaaggcACACATAAAACATGAGTAAGAGttaggtgttaagaaattctcaCAACACCAACATGAGTGACGGGCACTACCTCTCCATTTGGTAATTGAACTTGATAAGAAACAGTAGCCGTGATGGATGTGAAAAGAGAGGTACAACTGATCAGTTGCACTTGTGTCAATAATCCAAGGTAAATGAGATAATGAAGGAAgttagtgtgtgtgtgttgtcaAAGAGCCATACTAGAAACTTGAGAGGGGTTGGCATGATGGGAAGTCAAGGAAGAGGAGGGTTGTGCAACAGCAATGGAAGCCATGGGGGCAATGGTGTCCTTAGGATGTAAAAGGGCAAGCAGTTGCTGATAGTGACCCTTAGTAAGTGCTACAGATGCATTGGAGTCATTCTCAAGTGAATGGCCAAGGATTTTACAACGGGAGCAATAAGGTCGGTTACCTTTAGGACTGGTTGAATTGGGAAATTTGGGGTTATGTTTAGTGGTGGAATAAGCAGGTTTGGCCATCATAGCCATCAGTTCAGAGGGTGCGGAAGTGGAAATGACTTGATGTTGCCATTCCTGTTGTTGGACCATGAAGAAGACACGGTTGAGTGGTGGCAATGGTTCAAGGAGCATAATCTGGTCTCTGGTATTGGAGTAGGAATCAGAGAGGCCCATGAGAAATCGGATGACATAGTCACGATCATAACGATCATGAAAGACCTTCAACTTCCCACAGTCACAGTCGGGAAGTGGGTCATAGATAGTAAGCTCATCCCATAGAGCTTTTAAGCGGCCAAAATACAAGTTAATGGAGTCCTGGTTTTGTGATAAACTAGCCAAGTCACGTTTAAGTTGGAATATATAGGGACTATTTTGGTGAGTAAAACGATCCTTGAGTTCTATCCACAAGGTTCTGGAATCATCAACTAAAGCAAGGCTAGATTTAACATATGCACTTACGGAGTTCTGCAACCAAGGTACCACTAAGTCGTTGCAACGCTCCCAAGCTTCAAAAAGGGGATCTGAAATATCCATAGGTTTGAGAAGAGTACCATTGATGAATCCAAGCTTGTTCTTCGCACGAAGGGCTCAACTAATGGCACGGGACCTGCTGACATAATTATTAGCATCAAGGAGGTCAGAGACCAATGTAGCAGCAGGGTTGTCGCCATTCTCAATGCGGAATGAGTTGAATGGGTCTGAGAAATTTAGGTAACGCCCAGAAGATTTGTTGGCAATGATTGAACGAGAAACTTCTTCTTTAGTGTCAGTCAACATTGGATCGAGGGAGCTTTGGTACCATGTAACAAAGCAAGGTGGAAGAATAGTTTCTACTCTGGGAAGATGTTGAAAACAGAGCTCGTATACTCTATGTATATTGAATTAAAATTGATAATGCTTTACAGAgaatgaaaatatatacaagttATCAAAGGAATATTCTAACTACCtgtgaaagatgaaaataca
This genomic interval from Carya illinoinensis cultivar Pawnee chromosome 10, C.illinoinensisPawnee_v1, whole genome shotgun sequence contains the following:
- the LOC122279443 gene encoding 60S ribosomal protein L4-like, producing the protein MAAAAARPLVTIQSLKGDMDTESATTVHLPDVMKAPVRPDVVTFVHSNISRNKRQPYAVSKRAGHQTSAESWGTGRAVSRIPRVPGGGTHRAGQGAFGNMCRGGRMFAPTKIWRRWHRKVNVNLKRYAVVSAIAASAIPSLVLARGHRIESVPEMPLVISDSAESVEKTSAALEVLKQVGAYADAEKAKDSHAIRPGKGKMRNRRYINRKGPLIVYGSEGAKLVKSFRNIPGIDIVNVERLNLLKLAPGGHLGRFVIWTKSAFEKLDSIYGSFEKPSEKKKGYVLPRSKMVNADLTRIINSDEVQSVVKPIKKEVKRAPMKKNPLKNLNTLLKLNPYAKTARRMALLAEAERVKAKKEKLDKKRKPVTKEEASAIQAAGKAWYQTMISDSDYTEFENFTKWLGVSQ